In one window of Janthinobacterium sp. 1_2014MBL_MicDiv DNA:
- a CDS encoding cytochrome c1, with the protein MKIAKKLLAILALVPAMALASEGGFPLDKAPDRQTNMAALQHGAKLFVNYCLNCHSAVSMRYNRLRDLGLTEDQIKQNLLFTSDKVGDLMTTSLAPQDAKAFFGVVPPDLSVISRAKSSSAGTGGDYLYTYLRTFYKDDTRPTGWNNMVVPNVAMPHVLWELQGIQTAKFVEENDPHEAGKKIHKFVGFEQVKPGTLNKIEYDTAVADLVGYMEWMAEPAQQTRKRLGVWVLLFLSVFALLAWRLNASFWKEVK; encoded by the coding sequence ATGAAGATTGCAAAAAAACTGCTCGCCATCCTGGCACTCGTGCCCGCCATGGCCCTCGCCAGCGAAGGCGGCTTCCCGCTGGACAAGGCGCCCGACCGCCAGACCAACATGGCAGCGCTGCAACATGGCGCCAAATTGTTCGTCAATTATTGCCTCAATTGCCACTCTGCCGTGTCGATGCGCTACAACCGCCTGCGCGACTTGGGCTTGACGGAAGACCAGATCAAGCAGAACCTGTTGTTCACCAGCGATAAAGTCGGCGACCTGATGACCACTTCCCTGGCGCCGCAGGACGCCAAGGCGTTCTTTGGCGTCGTACCGCCCGATTTGTCGGTAATTTCGCGCGCGAAATCATCTTCCGCTGGCACAGGCGGCGACTACCTGTATACTTACCTGCGTACGTTCTATAAAGACGACACTCGTCCGACCGGCTGGAACAATATGGTCGTGCCGAATGTTGCTATGCCGCATGTGTTATGGGAATTGCAAGGTATCCAGACTGCCAAGTTCGTGGAAGAGAATGACCCGCACGAAGCGGGCAAGAAAATCCACAAATTTGTCGGCTTCGAGCAAGTCAAGCCAGGCACGTTGAACAAGATCGAGTATGACACTGCGGTAGCCGACCTGGTCGGCTACATGGAGTGGATGGCCGAACCGGCACAGCAGACACGCAAACGCCTGGGCGTGTGGGTGCTGCTGTTCCTGTCGGTTTTTGCTCTGCTGGCATGGCGCCTTAACGCGTCGTTCTGGAAAGAAGTCAAATAA
- a CDS encoding glutathione S-transferase N-terminal domain-containing protein — translation MMVLYSGTTCPFSQRCRLVLFEKGMDFEVRDVDLFNKPEDISTMNPYGQVPILVERELILYESNIINEYIDERFPHPQLMPADPLMRARARLMLFNFEKELFVHVHVLESERAKSNDKAHDKARAEIRDRLTTLAPLFLKNKYMLGDEFSMLDVAVAPLLWRLDHYGIELSKTAAPLMKYAERIFSRPAYIEALTPSEKVMRR, via the coding sequence ATGATGGTTCTCTATTCGGGTACAACCTGCCCATTTTCGCAACGCTGCCGCCTGGTCCTGTTTGAAAAAGGCATGGACTTCGAAGTGCGCGACGTCGACCTGTTCAACAAACCGGAAGACATTTCGACCATGAACCCGTACGGTCAGGTGCCTATCCTGGTCGAACGCGAACTGATCTTGTATGAATCGAACATCATCAACGAGTACATCGATGAGCGCTTCCCGCATCCGCAACTGATGCCGGCCGATCCGCTGATGCGTGCCCGCGCGCGCCTGATGCTGTTCAACTTTGAAAAAGAACTGTTCGTGCACGTGCACGTGCTGGAAAGCGAACGCGCCAAGAGCAACGACAAGGCCCACGACAAGGCACGCGCGGAAATCCGCGACCGCCTGACGACGCTGGCGCCGCTGTTCCTGAAGAACAAGTACATGCTGGGCGACGAATTCTCGATGCTCGACGTGGCTGTCGCGCCGCTGCTGTGGCGCCTGGACCACTACGGCATCGAACTGTCGAAGACGGCTGCACCGCTGATGAAATACGCCGAACGCATCTTCTCGCGTCCTGCGTATATCGAAGCACTCACTCCTTCGGAGAAGGTGATGCGCCGCTAA
- a CDS encoding cytochrome b: MAAFKETKFPADAPAAEKALGWVDDRFPLTKLWNDQWGKYYAPKNFNFWYIFGSLAMLVLVLQIVTGIFLTMHYKPDAALAFNSVEYIMREVPWGWLVRYMHSTGASAFFIIVYLHMTRGLLYGSYRKPRELIWLFGFAIFLCLMAEAFFGYLLPWGQMSYWGAQVIVNLFGAIPFIGPDLSLWIRGDYVVSDATLNRFFAFHVIAIPLVLLGLVAAHLIALHEVGSSNPDGIEVKENLGADGHPLDSIPSHPYYTVHDLFGVSIFLVIFSAVVFFAPEMGGYFLEYNNFLPGDSLKTPLHIAPTWYFTPFYSVLRATTADFMYVLMAAVAAYVVFIWLKSRLSTTVKAIIAAIALVAIVGMLPQVLDAKFWGVVFFGGSVVILAFLPWLDHSPVKSIRYRPTWHKYIYAIFGLSFLTLGYLGTQAPTDAKTIVSQVCTLIYFSFFLLMPWWSAMGKFKTVPSRVTFHPH; the protein is encoded by the coding sequence ATGGCTGCTTTCAAAGAAACGAAATTTCCCGCCGATGCACCCGCCGCTGAAAAAGCCCTGGGCTGGGTGGATGACCGCTTTCCCCTGACCAAGCTGTGGAATGACCAATGGGGCAAGTACTACGCCCCGAAAAACTTCAATTTCTGGTACATCTTCGGCTCGCTGGCCATGCTGGTGCTGGTGCTGCAGATCGTCACCGGCATCTTCCTGACCATGCACTACAAGCCCGATGCGGCGCTGGCCTTCAATTCCGTCGAATACATCATGCGCGAAGTGCCGTGGGGCTGGCTGGTGCGCTACATGCACTCGACGGGCGCCTCGGCCTTCTTCATCATCGTCTACCTGCACATGACGCGCGGCCTGCTGTACGGCTCCTACCGCAAGCCACGTGAACTGATCTGGCTGTTCGGTTTCGCCATCTTCCTGTGCCTGATGGCCGAAGCGTTCTTCGGCTACCTGCTGCCATGGGGCCAGATGTCGTACTGGGGCGCCCAGGTGATCGTCAACCTGTTCGGCGCCATCCCCTTCATCGGCCCTGACCTGTCGCTGTGGATACGCGGCGACTATGTGGTGTCCGACGCGACCCTGAACCGCTTCTTCGCCTTCCACGTGATCGCCATCCCGCTGGTCCTGCTGGGCCTGGTGGCAGCGCACTTGATCGCCCTGCATGAAGTCGGCTCGAGCAATCCGGACGGCATCGAAGTGAAGGAAAACCTGGGCGCCGACGGCCACCCGCTCGACTCGATTCCATCGCACCCGTACTACACCGTGCACGACCTGTTCGGCGTGTCGATCTTCCTCGTCATTTTCAGCGCCGTCGTCTTCTTTGCGCCGGAAATGGGCGGTTATTTCCTGGAATACAACAATTTCCTGCCAGGCGACTCGCTGAAGACCCCGCTGCACATCGCGCCAACCTGGTATTTCACGCCGTTCTACTCGGTGCTGCGCGCCACCACGGCCGACTTCATGTACGTGCTGATGGCGGCCGTGGCCGCCTACGTGGTGTTCATCTGGCTCAAGTCGCGCCTGTCGACGACGGTCAAGGCCATCATCGCCGCGATCGCGCTCGTCGCCATCGTCGGCATGCTGCCGCAGGTGCTGGACGCGAAATTCTGGGGCGTGGTGTTCTTTGGCGGTTCCGTCGTGATCCTGGCCTTCCTGCCATGGCTCGACCATTCGCCCGTGAAATCGATCCGCTACCGTCCGACCTGGCATAAATACATCTATGCCATCTTCGGCCTGTCGTTCCTGACCCTGGGCTACCTCGGTACCCAGGCGCCAACGGATGCGAAAACCATCGTCTCGCAAGTGTGCACCCTGATTTACTTCAGCTTTTTCCTGCTGATGCCATGGTGGAGTGCAATGGGCAAGTTCAAGACCGTGCCGTCGCGTGTGACGTTTCACCCGCACTAA